A stretch of DNA from Staphylococcus sp. KG4-3:
TCAAGTGAAGCTATAAAGTTGTATAACAATACTGATGTATCATAAATATTTAAATCTTTGTTAAATTCGCCCTGTCTCACACCATTTTTCAATATTTCTTGAACAATATTAAATTCCGATTCATATAACTCTATCACAATTTCATAGCTGTTTTTTTTAGTCGATACAAAATATTCATGAATTGTATTCATAATCGGTTTTTCTTGCATTAAATGATTTAAGTCGGACCAGATATACAATTGTTCTTCGGCTGATTCTTCGTCGTTTGATTTTGTTCTCCAAGCTTTGATGAATTCTTGAGAAACTTGTTTAATACAATGCAAATATAGTTCTTCTTTGTTTTTAAAATGATAATATATTGTCCCTTTGCTGTAATGTGTTGTATTTTTTATGTCTCCCATAGAAGTAGCGTTGTAGCCTTTATGTTCAAATAACTTAGTTGCAATATCTGTAATGGTTTGTTTAGTATCAGCGCTATTAATACCTGTTGGTCTGCTCATAAGTCCTCCATATTTTACTTTTAAATTTTTCTTAAATCTCATTATACGTTTTAATAACAAATTATTCATTCATTTTCGTAATTAATTGACCGAACGTCCGAATAATGTTATCTTTTTGTATGAATTATGAAAAAATTAAGTATTTCTCTAAAGTTGGATTGTAAGGTGCCTCCTTATTTTTATACTTTATTTTAGAAAGGATATTAGATGGAAACATTACAAACAGATTTTGTAGATAAACCAGTAAAAAAATTGTTTTTTAATTTCTTTTTTCCTGCTGTGCTTGGCATGTTACTTATGTCATTGAATATGTTACTTGATGGAATTTTTGTTGGTCATGGAGTCGGGGAAAATAGTTTAGCTGGGGTGAATTTAGCAGCTCCTGTGTTCACTCTCATATTGGCACTAAGTTTATGGATAGGTATTGGTGGGGCTACGAACTTTTCCAATTATGTTGGAGCAGGTTTATATAGAAAAGCACGAAGTAGTTTTACGTTGTCTTTAATTATTTTTGTTGGAACCTTTTTTATTATTAGTATTATTGGTTATACAAATATAGATACTGTCGCAAAATTACTGGGTGCTAATAAAGATACTATAGAACCAACCACAGATTATTTGAAAATTTTATTTTCATTTGGTTGGATATTAGGTTTACAAGAATTTCTAAGCATATTTATTAGAAATGATGGTCGTCCAATAATCGGGATGGTCTCATTAGGCATCACTTCCATAGTTAATATTTTGTTAAATTATATTTTCATTTTTATATTAGGTTTAGGCGTGTATGGAGCGGGGCTAGCAACTGTAATTGGTGGTGCCTGTGGAATCATTGTTTTTATTCCACATTTCTTCAAAAAGCATGTAATATTAAGTAAATTTGCATGGGCATGGTCCAAAGAATTATTGTTCAAAATTATCATAGTTGGTTTCCCAAGCTTCTTTACAGAAATTGGTAGTTTTATATTAATAGTAGGTTATAATTTAAGCATTGCATCAAGTTTAGGCACTGAAGGCGTTACTGCTTTTTCTGTTATTAATTATTTACATGGTTTTCTTTTCTTAGCATTCTTTGGAATCGAAACAGCTTTACAACCTATGATTAGTTATTATCACGGGGCTAAAAAGAATTTGAAAATCAAAGAAACACTAGCTTTGGCCGAAAAAACCGGATTTACACTTGGCGTAATTTTATTTATAATTGGCTTTTCATTTGCCCCTTGGTTAGTCAATTTATTTGGCGTACACGACACAGAAGTTGTAAACATTGCTGTAAATGGTATCAGATTGTTTTTTATTAGCTATTTATTTATTGGTATTAGTTTTGTCTACATGACATATTTTCAATCTGTCGGTAATGTTAGATCAGCAATCTTAATTATTTTTATAAGAAGTTATGTCTTATTTTTAGGGTATTTAATTATTTTACCTAAAATAATAGGCTTCAATGGTATTTGGCTTTCGATGCCTTTTGCCGAAATCACAACAGCAATTTTCGTTATTGTAGTATTTAAAAAGCTTGTAAAAAAGAAACTTTAATCTTTTAAAAATCATATAAACACCAAAAATATAAATAGAATTCCATTTTAATTCTATTTATATTTTTGTTTTTTTAAATTTTATTTCTTTGCCACATAAATAACCAAGTATAGAAATAAGTATGCTCATCAAAACGAATAATATCAAAGAGACATTCCAACTAACAGTATTTCCTGAAATAATTACTAACCTAATTGATAAATAGCCATATTAATTTTAAAATCATGTACAATTTGCTCTGGTTACATACTTTAGCGTAATAAATATTCCTATATTTTCAAGAACGTTATTTTTTCGTAATTTTGTTGGTATCTTACCCATGTATATTATTAAAATTTTGACACTTGTATTTTATAGTAAATTGTTTAACTTTTCTGTGAAACCTCTTAAGCCTAATTTACTAGCACTATATACTATTTCATGACACTTAATATATTTACTTGAATTTGAAATAAAATTTTAAATATTATTAGTGTTTTTCTTTGTATTTCTGATAAAAGTGCTTTAGTAACATAAATAGCGCTTTTTAATTTGTTATTTATAAGTAACTCTATTTCTTTATTTCCAGATTTTTAAGTATATCGACATCAGAGTTATTAACTAAACATTTATAGTTAAATGTTTAGTTAATAATTTTTCAAAACTTTATTGGTTTTCTGATGATTTAGTTATATATAGCATAGAGATCGACGTTCATTTTTACGTTTTTCCCTATTTTGGATTGCGTTCTTCCTAGCAAGCGTATTTTGTAACCTAAATCAGAACAATTTTTAAACTAATTCTTCTCATAGAACACTTTTTGCTCCTATAATAACTACTAACTTAGACTTGGATAAACTCCTTCTCAGAGTCACACTTTATATTTAAAGCTTCAGCTACGCCTTTATTGGTAAGCTTACCATTAATTGTGTTTAAACCTAATGACAATGCTTGGTTATCTTGTAATGCTTTTAAATAACCTTTTCCAGCAAGTTGTTGCGCATAAGGTAGTGTTGCATTATTCAAAGCAATCGTTGATGTACGAGGCACTGCACCAGGCATATTTGCTACTGCGTAATGTACAACACCATGTTTCTTATAAGTTGGGTCATCATGTGTAGAAATACGGTCAGTTGTTTCGAATATACCGCCTTGATCAATTGCTATATCAACTATGACTGCACCATCTCTCATTTGTTTAACCATATCTTCAGTTACAAGGTTTGGAGCTTTAGCGCCAGGAATTAATACTGCACCAATGACTAAATCGCTATCTTTCACACATTGCTCTATATTCAAAGGATTAGACATAATTGTGTGTACTCGACCATCAAATAAGTCTTCCAATTCTTGTAATCGTTTAGGATTAACATCTAAAATCGTAACATCTGCACCTAGTCCAAGCGCAATTTTTGCAGCATTTGTACCTGCTTGACCCCCACCGATAATTGATACGCGTCCTTTAGAAACGCCCGGTACGCCACCAAGAAGTATACCCATGCCGCCTTTATATTTTTGTAAAAATTCAGCTCCAATTTGAGCAGACATACGTCCCGCTACTTCACTCATTGGAGTTAACAATGGTAACGAACGATCTGGCAATTGCACAGTTTCATATGCAATACCAACAACTTTATTATCCAATAAAGCTTGAGTTAACGCTGGTTCGTTCGCTAAATGTAAATAAGTAAATAAAATTAAGCCTTCTTTAAAATATTGGAACTCTTCTGCTAATGGTTCTTTAACTTTCATGACCATATCTACACTCCAAACTTCTGCTTGCTCATTAACAATTTTAGCCCCTGCTGCAGTGTAGTCCACGTCTTCAAAATATGAACCCAAACCTGCAGATTTTTCAACGATAACAGTGTGCCCTTGTTCAACAAGTGCATGTACACCACTCGGAGACAAACTCACTCTATTTTCATTATTTTTAATCTCTTTAGGGATACCTATAATCATTTCTTCCACCTCCAAATTTAATTAATATTATTTTTGGTATAACTTAAAACTTTTTGTATTTTTATTGTCTTCATAGTAGAATTTACATATTTTTTTGATTTTACTTCTTTTTCTATTTCATGATAATATTCTTCTTCCCAGAAGTCTGCGCCTTTAATGCCCAATTTTTTAGGATTAAAAATGGGATCTATACCTTTTTTTCGTTGTGCATCATAATCTTTTAAAGCTACAACAACTGGTTTAACTAGAAATATAAGCGCTAACATATTCATCCATGCCATAATACCAAAACCTAAATCTCCAAAGCTCCATGCTAATGCAGCTGAATTAACACTGTGATAATAAACAATTATAAGAAAACCTATTTTTAAAACTATTAGTGGCCATTTAATAACTTTCTTACGTTCACTATTAAAAAATGCTAAGCTAGATTCTGCTTTATATGAGTATGTGATTAAACTTGTAAATGCAAAAAAGAATGTAGCAATGGCTACAAATGCACTTCCAAAACCTGGAAAAAGTGTTTCTATACTCATTTGAACGTTACTAGCTCCCGCTTCAACATTACCGATATTATCCTTAACTATCGTTCCATTCTCTAATTGGATATTATACATACCAGTTATTAATATCATAAATGCTGTTGCAGAACAGATAATAATCGTTGTTATATAAACAGAAAGTGCTTGTACTAAACCTTGCTTTACTGGATGTGATACTTCGCTTGCAGCTGTTTCAAAAGTTTCACTACCGAAACCAGCTGCATTTGAAAATGCTCCTCTTTGTACCCCCCAAGAGATTGCAGATCCAATAATGCCACCAAAAGTAGAAGTAGGGTTTATAGCGCTATTAATTATAATACCTACGACACTAGGTATAGAGGTAATATTCACTAACAGTATGATGATACATATACTGATATAACCAATTGCCATAATAGGCACGACCATCTCTGCAGCACGTGCTATTCTTTTTACACCACCAAAGATAATTGTAGCTAATAAAATAACTAAAATTATAGCTGTTATAGATGGTTGGAGACCAAACGCTTGATCCATTGAAAGTGCAATTGTATTTACTTGTATGCCTGGGACAAGCAATGTCATAGAAATCATCGTAATACCTGCGAATAACAATGCTAAGCCTTTTTTATTTAATCCTTTATTAATATAGTATGGAGCACCCCCACGGTACTCTCCATTTTGTTTAACTTTATAAATTTGTGCGAGTGTCGTTTCTGCAAAAGCAATACTTGCAGAAATAAATGCTAAAATCCACATCCAAAATATAGCGCCCGGGCCTCCTAAAGTAATAGCTGTTGCCACGCCTGCTATATTTCCTATTCCAATCCTGCTCCCTAAAGACATAGACATAGCCTGAAAAGATGAAATTCCAGCAGTAGATTTAGATCCAGAAAAAGTTAATTTAATCATTTCTTTTATATATTTAAATTGTACAAACTTGGTTTTTATAGTAAATAAAAACCCTAAACCTAAAATAAAAATAACTAATGCTGGACTCCAAACTATACTATTTAACCAATGAATAATTTCTTTCATTGTTTATCCCCCTTTGTTTATAAAGAAGCAAGACAAATATATTCAATCCATCTACGTATCTTGTAATTAATATACGTTATAAGCCTGTCCAGTTTGAGAACCGAAAACGCTTTTTCTATAAGCTAAGCCGATACGTTTTGAAGATGCTGGATAGTAACCTTGGAAAAGTTGTCCATATTTGTCTTTTGCTTTTTCTAACATTGTGGGACTAACATGATTAATACGAATACCTCTTGGCAGTTCAATAGATGCGGATTTGACAAATGCCGCTACGCCTCCGTTTGCCATTGCTGCAGAAGCAGCCGTTTTAATTGGGTCATCCATTAAGATTCCTGTAGTAAGAGTAATAAATCCATTATCTTTAATATAATCTAAACCAAGTAACACTAAATTTATTTGTCCTAATTGTTTACTATTGACTGCTACCATATTCTGTTCTGGAGTCAAATCTGTTACTTTATTAAATGTTGCTGCTCCTGAGGTACATATAATCCCATCAACTTCACCTATTTTTTCTAATAATGCTTTAATACTTTCTTGAGAAGTAATATCAACTGAATATTCAGAATTATTTCTATGTGCTGGTATAATTTCTGCTTCATCTTTTAACTCTTCATAGACTACTTCTCCAATATTTCCTGTGGCACCAATTAATAAAATTTTCATATCTAATACTCCTTTATATTATGTTTAATTTTCAACACTTTGTTGATATAATTTTGTACGCTCTTTATCAATATGGGGTTGAAATTGGATTAATGCTTCATCTCTAACTCTTTTTACTTTCTCAATAGCGTCATCGACTTGTTTAACTATAATTTCATTGTTATCAAACTGCTTTTTAACTACACTTAAACCAGCTACCTCACCTTGAGCCATTGCTACTTTGGCACTTTCTACTCCTGTAATATTTCCAGCAACATACAAATTTGAAATAGAAGTTTCCATTTTCTCATTATGAACAGGGACATATCCACCTAACGCTTCGACATACTTAAATTCACACCCTGCTACAGAGGCAAGTTCAGCTAAAGGAGTTAATCCTCCTGATATACAAACTACATCTACTTGTTCTATCTTTTCTGTTTTAGGTATCACCACACCTTCTTTATCGATATCTACTAATTCCACACCTTCTACTGTATCTTGTCCCACAATCTCTTGAGCAGCAGTTTTAAGTTTTATAGGTATCCCATTCATCTTTATTCCCTGTTTAGGGTAAATCTTAGCAATTAAATTGGCGGGTAATAACTTTCCAATGCTTCCTAATATTTTAAGTATTCTTGAAGGTGCCAAGTGTGTTAAATTCATTAATCTTGAAATAACTTCTTGTGGCTTGGCAGCTTGTTCCTCTATTTGATGTGTTACTGGTAATACAATCGCCTTAACGTTTACACCACACATATTTAATTCTTCTGCTATTGAAAGGGACAACACATTCACGCCTATTACAATACAATTATCTCCTGGTTTCACTCGATGAACATTGCTCATAACTTGGGCTGCTCCAATAGACATTGTTCCTGGTAATGTCCACCCTGGCAATGGAAAATGCTTTTCACTTGCCCCAGTTGCTAAAAGAAGATGTTTTGTTTGAATCGCACTGTTTTCTGTATGTACAACCCAACAGTCCTCTTTACTTTCTAAATCGTATACAGAAAGACCACATTCTATATTAATATTTAAACTTTCTGCTTTACGTACTAAAGCTTCTGCTTCTTTTATTCCATTCCACCATTCGCCATTATTATCTTGATATAATTGGCCTAATAATCGACCCCCAGGTTTAGGAAATTCATCTATCACTTTTGTTCTTATACCATTCTCTGCCGCTTTTATACCTGCTTTCAACCCTGCTGGACCAGCACCAATGACTAAAAAATCCCACATTTATATCACTTCCTTAATGAATAGACCGATATACCTTCTTGTACACTTGTTATACATGCTCTTACAACTTTATCATTTAATTGTACTCTACATTCAAAGCAATGACCGATGTTGCAATATATACCACGTGCATTACCGCTTTCTTCATGCTCTCTAATTTTTCGATAACCAGCAGCCAATAATGCTGACGCTATAGTATCGCCTTCAAAAGCTTCAATACGTGTATTATCAAAAGTAAAGTTTACTTTTTTTTGATTTTCTAACTTCCCTAATATTGGATGATCTGTGATTCTGGTCGTCATTACTTATCTCCTCCTAACTCAGCCAAGTCAGCAAAGTTTACTGGCCTTACTGGAGGCCTATAACTTAAAGAAATCTCATCTGAGAAATGATTTTCATTATATGTTTGAATAATTTGATCTACCATATGACGACATGTCCTACCACCACAACATCCCATAGCTGCTCTTGTACGTAACTTGACTTCGCGTGCGGAACATTGATAAGTATTGATAGTTTGGTTGATTTCTTCTAACGTTACTTCCTCACATCTACAGACAATTGGGCTTTGTTGATTCATGATTATCCCACCTTATTAAACTTAAATTAATTCTACTTCCTCAAATTTATATCATTATAGTTAAACAAAACCTGTGTAAGGTTTTTGAGCCGTTGCCATATGGATCCATTTAATCATTGTAATAAAATCGAATACTGGTAAGCCTGCCGTATGTTGAATTAAGGACGCATAAGGTGGTAGATCACTACATTCTAATAAAATAGCACCTAAATCAGTATTTTCAGCTAATAATTCTATTGTTGCTTGTATAATTTCTTCTTTCATAGTTTCATTATCAAAATTACCTCTACTATCCACGATTCCAGAAAATTCAGTCAATTCTCTCAAATCTTTAATAACTATGTTGTCATAATTCACTACATTACAATTAAATAATAAATTTTTAGTTATACCTTTTTTATCAGCTGTAAGTATACCGATTTTTTGGTTAGACTTAAGTCCTGTTTCAATCCAAGGTACCTGTACTAAACTAGAAAGGAATACAGGAATATTTACTGCTTCTGCTATTTCTTTCTGATAATTACCAAAGAAACCACAAGCGCCACAAATTGCTTTGGCGCCTTCCCTTTCTAATTGTATAGCACTTGCTATAATATCATTAACTAAAGTGGGGTCCCCAACGTGTATCCTTTTTTGTGTACAATTAGGAACTACTTTTGTAAGAACTGGAAAATCATACGTCGATAAATTAGCTACGTTCCCCGGAATTACAGGATACCAACACTCATCTAAACATAAAATTCCTACTGAAAAACCTGATACGTATTGGCCTTTTTTTATATTTATCTTTGCATCATCATTAGAAGTCACAAATCCATATTCGGTAATTTTTTTTGTGGTTTTCATAATCCTATCTCCATTCTCTTACCTATATTCATTTTAAATAGGGTAAAAATAAACTATTATATATTGAGTTTATAATCTAAACGATTTAAAGTTTCACGCATTTTCTCTTTTAATTCATTTGATGCTTCAACTAGAGGGTCGCGAACATTACCTCCTTCTAATCCAATTAAATCTAATCCTGCTTTAATTGGACCTGGCACTGGCTCAGCTTCCACATAGTCATAAAGAGGCAATAATCTCTGGTTAATCTTTAAAGCACCATCAATATCTTTTTTATTTTTAAATAAATCATACATCTCCACTATTTGATCAGGTACTAAATTGTGAATAATACCTGTCGCGCCATCCCCTCCAACTGCTAACGTAGGTAAAATTAAATGCTCTGAACCCGTTAGAACTGAAAATCCTTCATTATCTTTGGTTAATGCTATGACTTTACATGTATGTTCTTGATCAGTAGTGTTTTTAACTCCAACTATTCCCTCTATTTCACTTAATTCCGCAATAAATTCCGGGGTCAATGTTACATTTGTCGCACCAGGGTAATGATAAATAACGATACCAATATTGGTAGCTTTTGCTACTTGTTCATAATAATTTTTAATACCCTCTTCGCTTGTTTGCATATAATAAGGCGTGATAATCAGAGCACAATCTGCACCAATTTCTTCTGCATATTTTGTTAATTCAATCGTTTCATTTAAACGATGCTCGCTTGTTCCAGCCATTATAGGTACTCGCCCATCTGCATAATCTACGGCTGCTTTTAGCACTTCTTTCCTCTCTTCTGTAGACATCATTGAATACTCTCCAGTACTCCCTCCTGCTAATAAACAATGAACACCACCATCTATTAGATGATTAATTAATTTTTCATATCCTGAGAAATTGATTGACTCGTCCTCATTCAAAGGTGTTGGCATTGCTGGGATCATTCCTATTGGTCTATACATAATAATTCCTCCTATATATTTAAATTATCTACTGCTTTATATCTTGAAAATTTAAGACTTTCGATATTAAATTCTGTTGGTTTTTGAGAAATAAGTTCAGTCATCATTTTTCCGGTTATTGGAGCCATACTAATGCCATCGCCTTCATGACCGCTTGCTATATAATACCCTGGGACTTCATCTACTTCTGAAATGATAGGTAAGTGATCTACGACCCATGGTCTAATACCTGCATAAGCACGAATGCAATTCACATTTTTTAAAATTGGTAAAAATCTCGTGGCTCTTTCTGCTATACCCTTCATCACCTCATGATCAGTACTTGTATCATAACCGGTAAAATCTCTATGTCCTCCAACTAAATAGTTATTAGCTTCTGTAGGTTCTATCGTAAATGCGATATTATTACGCTCTACTAAATCACTCACATTTCTTTTGTAACTTATATCTTCAAATTTCGATAACATATATCCAAATTCATGTACTTTTTGGTGGACAATATTTTTTGTTTTTTCAGTTACTAAAATCAAGCCTTTCCTCGGTCTAATTGGAATATTAATATTAACTAGGGCACCGATTTTACTAGCCCATACGCCTGCACAGTTAACGACTGTATTAGTATAAATTGTTTTCGTTGAGGTTTTAACTGCTTCTACAGATCCATTAGGCCCTTGTGTGATTTCTTTAACTTCTTCATTTGTAAATACTGTTAATCCATATTTTTTTGCTTCTTCAATAAATGCATAACACACTAAATATGGATTCATTGTGGAGTCGGTTTCTGTCCATACTCCTCCTGCTAAATCATTCGCTAAATGTCTCTCGATATCTGGTAACTCTTCATGACTAACTGTCTTCATATCATAACCGTTAGCCCTTTGTTGATTGACATAGGTTCTTGCAATCTCTAATTCCTGTTCAGTTTCACAAACATATAAACTACCTCTTGTAGAAAATTGGAAATCAAATGAGAATTCTTTAGCTAGTTCTTTGTATAATTGAATACTTCTATAACCAATTTCTGTATCCATACCAGGCTTTTTATCACAAATTAGTGCTACGGCATCGCATCTACTAGAAGTTCCACTGGCAATGTCACCTTTTTCCACTAAAGCGACACTATATCCCTCTTTAGACAAGTAATAAGCTACGCTTGAGCCAATAATACCTCCTCCAATAACGACTGCATCAAAACTATCCATTACCATCACCACCTTTAATTTAAAATGCTTATTAAGATTTACCTTTGTAGTGATAAGCACCTGAAGGCTTCACATCCAATGAAATATTAACTTGCTTCTTGTTTAAATATTCTTCAAAACCATATGTTCCTAAATCTCCTCCGATACCGCTTTGTTTGTAACCACTCCAAGGCGCCTCATTAAATGTTGGATGATAACAATTAACCCATGTGATGCCAGCATGCACAGCTCTTATAACTCTTTGGGCTTTTGCACTATCATTTGTAAATACTGCAGCAGCTAAACCGAAATCAGTACCATTTGCTAATGCTAAAGCTTCTTCCTCCGTCTCAAAAACTTGTATTGCTAATACGGGGCCAAATATCTCTTATTGGACAATCCGCATGTCTGGGGTAGTATCTGTGAATATTGTTGGTTCCATATAATTACCTTCAGCATATATACCTTCTTGTAATTGATTTCCACCACAGAGTAACGTTGCACCTTCTTCTACTCCTGCATTGACATAATCAAGCACTTGCTTTAAATGTTGTGAAGAGATTAAAGGTCCCATTTCTGTGTCCGGTTCCCAGCCAGGTCCAATTTTTATATTTTTAGTTCTGTCTACTAATTCTCTTACAAAATCGTCATATATACTTTTCTCAACGATTAAGCGTGACCCTGCTGAACATACTTGCCCCTGGCCTGCAAAGATAGCTAACATTGCATAATCTACAGCAGTATCGAAATCTGAATCACTAAATACAATATTAGGAGATTTACCACCTAATTCTAATCCTATTTTTTTTATGGTATCAGCCGCATCTTTCATAATATTTTTACCTGTATCAGTACCACCAGTAAAGGTTATTTTGTCTACATCTTTATGTTTAACTAACGTGTCACCAACCACTGATCCAGGTCCAAATATTAAATTGACAACACCATTTGGAAACCCTACTTCATCAATTATTTCAAATAATTTTTGGATTGTTAACGGTGTTTGTCCTGCTGGTTTAACGATAACAGTACAACCAGCAGCTAACGCAGCAGACATTTTTTGTACTGCCATAACTAAAGGAAAATTCCAGGGTACAATGATACTTACTACACCTACTGGCTCACGAATAACCATCGCTTGTATTTCATC
This window harbors:
- a CDS encoding TetR/AcrR family transcriptional regulator, which translates into the protein MSRPTGINSADTKQTITDIATKLFEHKGYNATSMGDIKNTTHYSKGTIYYHFKNKEELYLHCIKQVSQEFIKAWRTKSNDEESAEEQLYIWSDLNHLMQEKPIMNTIHEYFVSTKKNSYEIVIELYESEFNIVQEILKNGVRQGEFNKDLNIYDTSVLLYNFIASLENITLFGYSERKEQNNLYKHAIDLILPGLK
- a CDS encoding short chain dehydrogenase yields the protein MKILLIGATGNIGEVVYEELKDEAEIIPAHRNNSEYSVDITSQESIKALLEKIGEVDGIICTSGAATFNKVTDLTPEQNMVAVNSKQLGQINLVLLGLDYIKDNGFITLTTGILMDDPIKTAASAAMANGGVAAFVKSASIELPRGIRINHVSPTMLEKAKDKYGQLFQGYYPASSKRIGLAYRKSVFGSQTGQAYNVY
- a CDS encoding MATE family efflux transporter; amino-acid sequence: METLQTDFVDKPVKKLFFNFFFPAVLGMLLMSLNMLLDGIFVGHGVGENSLAGVNLAAPVFTLILALSLWIGIGGATNFSNYVGAGLYRKARSSFTLSLIIFVGTFFIISIIGYTNIDTVAKLLGANKDTIEPTTDYLKILFSFGWILGLQEFLSIFIRNDGRPIIGMVSLGITSIVNILLNYIFIFILGLGVYGAGLATVIGGACGIIVFIPHFFKKHVILSKFAWAWSKELLFKIIIVGFPSFFTEIGSFILIVGYNLSIASSLGTEGVTAFSVINYLHGFLFLAFFGIETALQPMISYYHGAKKNLKIKETLALAEKTGFTLGVILFIIGFSFAPWLVNLFGVHDTEVVNIAVNGIRLFFISYLFIGISFVYMTYFQSVGNVRSAILIIFIRSYVLFLGYLIILPKIIGFNGIWLSMPFAEITTAIFVIVVFKKLVKKKL
- a CDS encoding (2Fe-2S)-binding protein, which translates into the protein MTTRITDHPILGKLENQKKVNFTFDNTRIEAFEGDTIASALLAAGYRKIREHEESGNARGIYCNIGHCFECRVQLNDKVVRACITSVQEGISVYSLRK
- the ald gene encoding alanine dehydrogenase; its protein translation is MIIGIPKEIKNNENRVSLSPSGVHALVEQGHTVIVEKSAGLGSYFEDVDYTAAGAKIVNEQAEVWSVDMVMKVKEPLAEEFQYFKEGLILFTYLHLANEPALTQALLDNKVVGIAYETVQLPDRSLPLLTPMSEVAGRMSAQIGAEFLQKYKGGMGILLGGVPGVSKGRVSIIGGGQAGTNAAKIALGLGADVTILDVNPKRLQELEDLFDGRVHTIMSNPLNIEQCVKDSDLVIGAVLIPGAKAPNLVTEDMVKQMRDGAVIVDIAIDQGGIFETTDRISTHDDPTYKKHGVVHYAVANMPGAVPRTSTIALNNATLPYAQQLAGKGYLKALQDNQALSLGLNTINGKLTNKGVAEALNIKCDSEKEFIQV
- a CDS encoding NAD(P)/FAD-dependent oxidoreductase codes for the protein MWDFLVIGAGPAGLKAGIKAAENGIRTKVIDEFPKPGGRLLGQLYQDNNGEWWNGIKEAEALVRKAESLNINIECGLSVYDLESKEDCWVVHTENSAIQTKHLLLATGASEKHFPLPGWTLPGTMSIGAAQVMSNVHRVKPGDNCIVIGVNVLSLSIAEELNMCGVNVKAIVLPVTHQIEEQAAKPQEVISRLMNLTHLAPSRILKILGSIGKLLPANLIAKIYPKQGIKMNGIPIKLKTAAQEIVGQDTVEGVELVDIDKEGVVIPKTEKIEQVDVVCISGGLTPLAELASVAGCEFKYVEALGGYVPVHNEKMETSISNLYVAGNITGVESAKVAMAQGEVAGLSVVKKQFDNNEIIVKQVDDAIEKVKRVRDEALIQFQPHIDKERTKLYQQSVEN
- a CDS encoding (2Fe-2S)-binding protein, whose product is MNQQSPIVCRCEEVTLEEINQTINTYQCSAREVKLRTRAAMGCCGGRTCRHMVDQIIQTYNENHFSDEISLSYRPPVRPVNFADLAELGGDK
- a CDS encoding sodium:alanine symporter family protein — translated: MKEIIHWLNSIVWSPALVIFILGLGFLFTIKTKFVQFKYIKEMIKLTFSGSKSTAGISSFQAMSMSLGSRIGIGNIAGVATAITLGGPGAIFWMWILAFISASIAFAETTLAQIYKVKQNGEYRGGAPYYINKGLNKKGLALLFAGITMISMTLLVPGIQVNTIALSMDQAFGLQPSITAIILVILLATIIFGGVKRIARAAEMVVPIMAIGYISICIIILLVNITSIPSVVGIIINSAINPTSTFGGIIGSAISWGVQRGAFSNAAGFGSETFETAASEVSHPVKQGLVQALSVYITTIIICSATAFMILITGMYNIQLENGTIVKDNIGNVEAGASNVQMSIETLFPGFGSAFVAIATFFFAFTSLITYSYKAESSLAFFNSERKKVIKWPLIVLKIGFLIIVYYHSVNSAALAWSFGDLGFGIMAWMNMLALIFLVKPVVVALKDYDAQRKKGIDPIFNPKKLGIKGADFWEEEYYHEIEKEVKSKKYVNSTMKTIKIQKVLSYTKNNIN
- the dapA gene encoding 4-hydroxy-tetrahydrodipicolinate synthase, which codes for MYRPIGMIPAMPTPLNEDESINFSGYEKLINHLIDGGVHCLLAGGSTGEYSMMSTEERKEVLKAAVDYADGRVPIMAGTSEHRLNETIELTKYAEEIGADCALIITPYYMQTSEEGIKNYYEQVAKATNIGIVIYHYPGATNVTLTPEFIAELSEIEGIVGVKNTTDQEHTCKVIALTKDNEGFSVLTGSEHLILPTLAVGGDGATGIIHNLVPDQIVEMYDLFKNKKDIDGALKINQRLLPLYDYVEAEPVPGPIKAGLDLIGLEGGNVRDPLVEASNELKEKMRETLNRLDYKLNI
- a CDS encoding aspartate/glutamate racemase family protein produces the protein MKTTKKITEYGFVTSNDDAKINIKKGQYVSGFSVGILCLDECWYPVIPGNVANLSTYDFPVLTKVVPNCTQKRIHVGDPTLVNDIIASAIQLEREGAKAICGACGFFGNYQKEIAEAVNIPVFLSSLVQVPWIETGLKSNQKIGILTADKKGITKNLLFNCNVVNYDNIVIKDLRELTEFSGIVDSRGNFDNETMKEEIIQATIELLAENTDLGAILLECSDLPPYASLIQHTAGLPVFDFITMIKWIHMATAQKPYTGFV